The following proteins are encoded in a genomic region of Magnolia sinica isolate HGM2019 chromosome 1, MsV1, whole genome shotgun sequence:
- the LOC131247497 gene encoding putative recombination initiation defects 3: MKLKINKACDLNSISVLPPHSRRGNAIPPGADTSVFGKSQGSSQFRSCSQQSFSQGMSMSQISQNSQEEIVTSEHRFGSQDNSLKRISCLVPVTYTREDTY, translated from the exons ATGAAGTTGAAGATCAACAAGGCCTGCGATCTGAACTCCATTTCTGTCCTTCCACCACATTCTAG GAGAGGAAACGCAATCCCACCAGGAGCAGATACTTCGGTTTTTGGTAAAAGCCAAGGTTCTTCACAGTTCCGATCGTGTTCGCAACAGTCATTTTCACAGGGCATGTCAATGTCTCAGATCTCACAGAATTCTCAAGAGGAAATTGTGACAAGTGAACAT AGATTTGGTTCTCAAGACAACTCATTGAAGAGGATTTCTTGCTTGGTGCCTGTTACTTACACGCGAGAAGATACTTATTGA